CAATATGGGATcctgcccaaaaaaaaaagaagttcaaTATGGGATTATATGTCAATGAATTTTTTGCGCCTAAActatacaaaatatatatatatacatacatacatatatatatatataactgtgCAGATAGAGGAGACAAGCGAAACTTTTGGTTTAGGgaaatgttctttttttattttttttaaccggATGGTATGGCGATTCTAATCGCAAAATTTGTTCTCTTTCAGAATCAACTAGTAGTTTGTCAAAAttatccagcaaaaaaaattatatatagtttGTCAAAATAagtgaaagaaaataatcttTTCGTATTGAAATCCCCTTTGTTACTttcatttttacaattttcttCTAGCATTTTTTTGGGCTGGAAAATATTGGCAAGAattgttttatcttttatgCTTGAATGGATCCATGCAAGAAGACAACCGAGAAGGATGATTTTGTAACacgagaaggagagagagatgggCCTAAATTCAATCCAAACCTATAATACCTTTTCCACCAGCTCGGCCCAAATGTATATCAACTTATGGTTCCAGGTCGACGGGCAGCCGGGATGACAAAAATGGTACGGGAAGTTGTATTAATGATAATCTAATGTAAATAAAGAGGCACGGGTAATCCCATTAGGTATCAAATTTGCGATCTCTAAGTCGACAGGCGAGGATGTACGCCGCTGCATTAAATGCCCTTTTTATAAAACTCTCTTAATTTGACAATCCAAATCTGTTCATTGTCAAATCTACTTGTGATAGTAGTATTCTAATCTCATTATGGACTTGCAGATAAATGGTGTTCCACTAAATCCTCATTAAGATCAAGGTGAGAATAAAAGTCCTTTTGATCCTGATGTAATTATGCCTCAAATTAAATATTCGCGACACGACTCAGACCTATATAATTGCGTCCTATATGTTATAGAATTTTCTAACGTTTGCCCCCTCAACCTCTTTTgacctatcaaaaaaaaaaagaagaaccaATTTACTACACTAATCCCTCTTTTAACGTGCAGTGCATTTGCTGTAGCAAAACCATTTGcgtttattattttctcctATAATCTGGTTTGTGTTGCTTTGTgtactttgatttttttgctATAATCTCCAGTAAAGCATCACGTTTTGTAGGCTTGAATTTTCTAGATTGTCACGAGATATTAGATCAGAGACTAACACATTTTAAGGATGCTTTACCGTGTCGAAACATTTGCTAGTCTCGAGTGTGCTTGTAGCCGGCGTACTCCAGGTCTCTGAAACCATCGACCGAAACAACCCGCGTAGAGAAGGATACGTATCACAAGAGCGTAAGTGCCTTTCCTAATTTAATCAGTAATTTTCAGCGATTTTACAGAAGAAAAGATACGACCGTCCAGAAAATCACGGGGGTCTCTTTTGGGGTGAGCAGAACAATCACGGCGGCCTTGGTATTGTGTCACGGGAGCTGATTCTGTCAGACCATTGCACGTGCGCATAATATTATCTTATCTCggtaatttaatatatttatggaCTTTGATGTCTCACACGTGGAAATGGCATTCATTGATCCAATCAGAAAATTCTCAATACTAGCCAGTGGTCTGACTTCCGTCGTAACCAATCTTAACGGAAAACAAAATGCCAGCTTCCCCCCTCGGAAGATCTCACAAAAAAAATGTGCCCCCAATTCTGTGATTGTACGCGAATATATCGAGTAACAATCAATGAAATTGGCCATATGGATAACCAATATAGGTTGATTAAAGTGTTTTTTCGCTTATATCTTTCAAGTAAAATCTCAAATTCGAATcatataaatagagaaaatcatATATTGGAAGAATTTTACTTCTTCGTTGGCCGATTTGGTTTGAATCTGGATTAATTGAGATGCATTGAACTTTAAAATATCAGGTAATGTATACCAAAAGTTGGTCGTATAGATTGATTAATGGCAAACAACTGAGGAGAGGCCATCTCAACGTGTACTGAAATTCGAGATCTATGACAAGAATAGTAAGTATAGTCTTCAGCCAAAAAATCGAGATCTTCCCAGTTGACTCTAGACATAATTCTTTTAATGCCATGTTTGATGGTCGGAATAAGAGGTATGATAGGACTTAAAATTCTAAATCCATGTTCGGTGACGATAGAATAGGAATAGGGATTGGGATTGATCTGTTATATTTACTAAAAAGCAAATCCTAAGTAGGGGTGGTTTAGGGTGAATTGTGATGATATTCTAtctgaaaagataaaaatgcCCCATTTTTCCTACtttgaatttataaaaattgcCAACGAAGAGGCGAAGAAGGAAGAGGGATGGTGGGGCCTGACGAGCCAAAAAAACATAAGGGTTCATCCGCAAGGTTCGTCCATGGACCACTAACCCCAGAGAGGTTGTTGATGGACCTAGGGATCGCCAACAAAGTTGCCCAAGGTAGCAGTGGCTGGCGTTGCGCCCTTATTGCCCCCGATCCCAATTTCTCTCTTCATTCGAAGAGAAACGGGAGTGAAACTAGGTTTGTGATATGGCGACAACCATAGCCCTATTCAAGGTTGACAATGGTCAAAGTGATCGCTAGCAATCTCTATTGGGGTTGTAGTAGTTGATGTTGGGATACCACAACCCCAATCTCACTCCGTTCTTTCTTCAAgtgaagagagagggagaaggcTGTGGAGCGGTAAATACCCAATGCAAGCCACCACCGCCCCCTGCAAGGTCATTAGCGACTAGCGTCGAGACTCCAACTgcccctcttcttcctctccaaTACTTGTCCATcctcctcttttttctttttcaatttctagattatctttattttaagaaattataaaagcACTTAATTATACTTGAACAACTAACATTCCTTGGTCATTTGGCTAATATCTCAATCACAAGTCTAAATATACCCCAAGCATTAGATTTAAAATCCCATTCCATCTCTACCTTATACTTAAACTAACCCAAAGAGTAAATATAACCTAATTTCTTGCCTTGTACACGGGCAACATCCCATTGAGAATTCCTATTACTGCCAAAAAACTCCTCATTTGAACCAAAGAATTTGGAGAAATAATTTCTTCTCATGATCCTCTTCTTCCCGTTTTCTTCAAATCCCTCAATCCAAACAGGTGATTACTGTGTCCAATCAAAAGCAATCCCATACGTTTTCTCCATCCGAATTTCTCTTTCAATGCAAAAGCATgcaattttgtaatttattagaGAGATAAAGAAtgaatttattcttttctGGTCAGAGGCTATGAAATGATAATCCCACAATCCCCCCTTCCTTTGAATTGGCTCAAGACCATTCTTTAAGAACAATCTTTGCAGCCATTCTTTCCCGCTCTCCTTTTCATCGAAGACTGGAGATTCCAATTCCAATTCCAATTCCAATTCCCAACTCCAATGCGGTCTTTTTCCCTCCTTTTCCTCAAAGTAATGTTAAAGAATTGTCAATTCCAATGCCGATATGTGGATTCAGTTACAGGCAAAAATGTGGCGTCCCTAAGAAGAGCTTTAATGGGTCGAACCACATTTAAAGTTGGAAAAGGAGTGTTTAAGCACGCAGCGAAGCCGACACCTATGCTGCTAATTAGCATAGcttcatatataatttttgtgGAAAATGAGAACCATTGATGATCCACATAGGTTCTCTCTAGGACCTTATATGCTATACTATAAAAGTTTCCTGGTTTCCTAATCCCGTCAAAGGTGAAACTAGAGGCCCTCGTGGAAAGCCCGTTCTTCCTAAACCGGAGTGGTTTCACTATATCTCACGTAAAAAAGGGAGAAGTTAAAACGTATTCTAAATCGTATGGCTAAAATGAGATAGGAGGAGCACGGCTATAGAGGTAAAATAGTATATGGAACCGTAATTTATGAAAAGAAACTATTCATATGTAAGAACATATCGACGCTCGACTCCTTTTATCTACTAGAATAGAAGAAGAGAGATAGTCGCTATGGGCGGTAAGTGTTCGGTGAATTGGCATCTCCCTCTTCCACCTCCCATGCATGACAAATTgattattttcccttttcccaCTTGCGTCTTTGATGCCCTTTCATATGCTTCCTAGACCAGTCATTTGATTGTTTAGTCAAAAAATTGGAAGGATATCATTCCATTGCATGAAAATGAAGCTCCTCCACTCTCGGCCCTCCGCGATATAGGAtcccatttatttatttatttattattgcgAAATTAGAATTTGATCATAACATGAAACTCTTACAAGAAAATCCTAAATCAGCACAACTGCAAGATATCAACTCAATATGAACACAGTTCGTGCCGGACCGTTTCGAAGGTGCATGGTCGGTGCACATCGCAGTGAACGTGCTACCAGTTAACTCGAAGTGGAATTGCTGCACAGACCATCACCAACCAAGCCGGGAAGAAATTCCAAGTCAAATTCTATCTCTGACGGGCCCCACCCCGAAAAGCTCTCCACCGTCCTTTCTCATGGGCCCCTACCAGAGATCAATATTCCCAGTCATCGTCCACCCTTTATATAGTGGCGGTACCTTGAACCGTGGAGCTCGGAGATGCCACCAACTTAACTTCTCATAAGAACAGGGCACTCTCCCTCTTAAGAACGGAGTGGTTCTTCAAAACCCGGCAATCGGAATAGAGCGTTCGAGCCCAACAGGAGATGGGTATTGCAGGATCGATAAGAAACTCCACGAGGACGGTGTTGCTGGTGATGGTTTTGGTCTCGGCGCTGAGCTTTATGGTTCGAGGAAGAATGGTCCCATCTGCCGGGAATCAGAAGGTCTCCGATTTCACCACACCCCGAGTTCTCAGCGCTGAAGGGGATTCAGCTCCGGAGAGCATAAATGGTGGCGGAAATAGTACTACGGACAAAGTGTTCACCACGGCCTCTGCTGGGCCGAGTAGAAAAGGCTCCGGGCATTAAAGAAGAGAAGTTACGGCTTCCGAATTTATGTGATTATATAGCTGTCGATATTTAAACAAGATGTTCATAAATGATTTTCGTGTAATTTAGTTGCATTCCCGCAGAAATGGCCGGTGAGTGATCGGTTGATCTGTAGGAGAGAGTCCGAAGGCATTCTTTGATTTTGAGGTGAATTATGCTGTACATGTCTTGATTTTACACaaagatgatatatataaataaacagGGGAAAGAGGAAGGATTAAGGTTCAATATCATTTGCAGTTAGTATTTTAATGACGATTCATCCCGAAATCGAATGAACTGACCATACGCCATCCCCCCAGTCATCGGTCCAATTTTGCATCAGATCTAATGCTTTTCAAATGGAAGATCATAGACCACTCCTAATTAGTCTTGTTAAATAGTCATGGCAAAGTCCGAAACTTCAACTGCGCACCAGCCAGACCATGTCAATGAGTGTGGGCTACGTGTGGGCCAAGTGTGGGCTGATCTCCACATCAATGAGTCAGAATCTAGCCTCAAGGATAAGGACTCAGGAAATGAGCTTTGGGAAATGAGCTTTTTTCACTTAGAACAGTTTCAGATGATAGCAAGGGAGACACCACACCAACTAATGCGTCGACATAACACAATGATAAATTACAGAACCATTACAATACTAGTTATTCAAGGATTCGTGCTCGTTCTCCTTCCTGATCAACGAATCATCTTCAGTGAACGACATGCTGAACGAGGGGAGCCTCTGAACTTCGGAGAAACCTAACATGGATGAGCCATTAGTCGTGCTGTCCTCGTGCAGTTGTCTCGGGACTGGACTGCCTTGAAGTTGCAAAGCATACTGCAGGTCCCATAGGACATCTGCCATGCTCGGCCTCTCCTGATCGTCCTCTTTAAGGCACTTCTCAGCGGTCTCCCCGAACTTCCTCAGAGAATTGGGATTGATCTGCCCTGACATCAATGGATCGACGATCTTCTCGAGCGTTCCCTTCTGGAAATTTGCAGTTCCCCACTCCGCCAAGTTCATTTGCTCCCTTGGGAGCATGTTATCAATTGGAGGCCTCGCGCATAGGACCTCGAGGAGGACCACCCCAAAAGCATAGACATCGGATTTTTCGGTCATCTGCTGGGTCTTCAAATACTCTGGGTCCAGGTACCCGAATGTTCCCTTCAAGCCCGTGCTCATCTGAGACTGATCCAGGAGGGACGAACTGAGCTTCGACAGCCCAAAATCGGCCACCTTCGCCACGTAATTGCCATCAAGCAATATGTTGGTGGACTTGACATCACGATGAATTATTCCGTTAGCTGCCCCCTCGTGGAGGTATTGCAGCCCTTGCGCCGCCCCGATACAGATCTCCAGCCTCTGCTTCCAGGGCAGGACTGGGAGGtccttatttttttggacagGGAGGTCCGTATTGTACAAGTGTTCCCTTAACGTGCCCTTCTCCATGAACTCATAGACCAGAATCATCTCCGACTTCTCGGCACAATATCCGATCAGGGACACGAGGTGGCGATGGCGGATCTTGGACAGGACGATGATCTCCCTCTGGAATTCCATCAGGCCCTGGCTCGACCCAGGCTCACTCCTCTTCACGGCCACTTGGGTCCCATTCCTCAGGGTCGCCCTATAGACGTTCCCAAACCCACCCCGGCCGATCATCAACTTACTATCGAAGTTGTTAGTTGCGAAAAGGATCTCCGACAAAGAGATCTTCAGGCCTAGGTGCAAGTTCAGGACGGGGGAGTTGCTAGAGATGCTCGGATCACTAGATTTATTGCCATGAGAGCTGCCAAATCCAGCAAAAGCAGGGAGTGGAGACCAAACTGAGACCGTATCGGTCGGCTTTTGCCTTCTACCCTTCAGAGCAAGAACTCCGACGAGAACCAGTACAAGGAGCAGCCCGAAGCTCCCAAAAGCTACCCCGAGTATGAGGCGGGTATGGCTTTTTTTGGGCATAGTGGCCGTGGATTTCCCATCCCAATACCCAATCATCTCCATCATCTCAAGGCCGTTGAGGTAAGCTAACGGCAATGAACTCGACTGGCTGCTACCCGAATTGTTCCTAATCGAGACCTTGATTAATCCATCCACACCTGACTTAACCACCGAGCTTTGATTGAAAGGGACCTTCAAACGAACATAGTCGTCCTTATCCTGAATTCCCATGGTGAAATTATCATTTACAGATAGTTTAAACCACACAGTGTTATCTCCTATGCCGAGTATATCGCAGAAATGGAACCGGACCACATGGCTGGAATTCGGGCTAACGCGGAACCGCCATGTGACATTGGAATAGACTCCGTCGGTAGCATTTAAATACCTCACGGTCTGGTACACGATCCGTGGGGCTGTGTAGATATCGACGCCGGTGAGGTCATATTGGTAATCGAGGTCATCTGGGTAAGTCTTTGTCTGCGAAGCTTCCGGGTTCTGGAGGAAACCAGAGTCGTTACCCCACTGCCTCCAGAGGGTGTCGGAGCCGGGTTCTACCGCGGGACCGCCGACATTCAACCTGTACCTAGTGGCAAGAACCTCCCGCCGATGCTCCATGAAGTCACCATTAGAGCCGACACTCGATGTCGGGATGGAAACGGGGACGAGCCCCTCGGGGACAGGGAAGAATTCAAGGGCGTTCACGAACGCGAAAGACGACGACCCGATCGGGGTGAAATAGACGGCGAAAACATCTCCATTAACGGTCAGCAGGAACTCCCTCACCGTCGCCGTCGCAGTGCTGCTGTTAGCACTACCTGCCGGGTTACTAAAATTGGGTAAGAGCGTGAGGCCTTGTACGGACACGTTAAAGATGGCGCCGGAGAGGTCGAGCCGACCCCCAGCGGACACAAAGGAGTAGAAGTGGAGGCGAAGGAAGTGCGGGGAGCCTGGGCTATTGACCTTGAATCTGTAGGACGAGCTTGGTGCCTTGAAGATCCTCGCAGTTCGGTAAAGGTcgacggaggaggaggagttgGAGGCATCGTGGGAGCTGTCCTGGTACATGAAGGATGAGGGGGAGGCCTCGGAGTCCCCGACGAACAGCCTCGCTGAGACGTTGACGCTGTGGGTGGAGCCGCAGTTGATGAAGTAGGCCGTGGGGAGGGTGTAAGCAGTTTCGGAGTAGATGGAAGGAAGAGAcggcaggaggaggaggaggaggaggaagaaggaggaAGAGAGGCTGAGGAGGAAAGTGGAGGTAGTGTGGTGGCGGATGTAGAGGTCTTCCATGGACCTCGTCATCTTCAGGATATCAATGGAGGAAAGGGTGTGGGTGATGATCAGAGAGAGCAGAGCATTCAAGGTCTGAGCAAAGCATTGACCCGCGATTGACTTGTCTTGCTTTTGATAGATTatcctttcatttttttaatggtGAAACTGTACGAGATCCACATAAAAGAACTCTTTTGTCGTGTTCATAAATCTGAGGGACCGAGAAGTGACGATGCTCAAGAGGATACGTCCATTAGCAACTTCTATTCCAAGTTGATGGTCTACATGGGCTGCTTGGCTTGCGAGATTATTTGTGTCCTCATGGTCTTGTATATTTCCGGGTCGAACCAAGTGCATGTGAGGTGAATTCGCAGTGTACGAAATAGCAACGATCGCGATGAATTATTATGAAAGACAAAAATCTTTTTCAACGAATAGGGATTAGCACTATTGCGTTGCAGCAATGAAGAGATACCCGAATCCGACCATCGTAGTCGATGGAATTGAAAGGAGAGGACGCATTGTTTTggcttttaaaaaaaataaataaataaaattaaggcATGGCATCTCATCATCTCAACTCGACTCTGTTAACACAGTTAATAAAAGATTGATGGTGGGCGAATAGCATTAGACGAtcgaagaaaaatcagaagcAGCCCGAGAGAATTGGGCGTCGTCTTGTTCTTTTGTTGGTCCCACATTTCCATCCCTTTTCATGTCATTCATttttaacaatatatataatattaatattatataagattaattatctaaaaaaaatacaattttttcACATTATTAGCATCAACTTTTTTTCTGTACTTATAAATGCACGaattatcaatttgatattaattttaatatgtttcaacttttcctttaatttaaataaggaagcgtttggtttcagagttaaaagtaactttgattttgattttgattttgattttgattgtggaaaaagaaaaataagatggtattataaatttgacttgggaaacgtgtgtttttgttgtgtagtggatagagttaaaatcaaaatcatgattttaaaatctgatcatgaaaccaaacgggcccTAAGAATTTATAGTCACACCCTCGATCGAGGTAGTTGAGGTTGCCGGCGAACTTATGAAGGGGCGGTGGGTCCCAATGAGATCCTCATtacccaaattttaaaaaagaacaagtaaaattgagaaaaaaaagaagaggatgGGTGATGGAAGTCTCATTGGCGGCCACTATACCCCAAAGGGTCACATGAGACTTTTGCTAAGTCTGGGTATCCCCGATTGGGCGGGCAGTGATTATCGTCGAGGTCCACCGatcgaaaaaatgaaagtCTTGCTAACATTAATATCAAATAAATAGTTTgtgtaagaaaaaaaagtgctaaaattgataaaaggCGACAAGTGtttttttagataattaattCTATTATATTACCAACAAACAAATTATAATGCACTGGTCATAGGAAAGGgggaaaatttaataataattttcttaatgcCATAATTATACACTTCATGGTCTACTCATGCCTCATGAGCGTTAAGAGTAAGCCAAGATTGAACTACCACTAGCATAGTCTACAACCAAAAGATTAggtgaaataaattaaagggGACTTAGCCGATGGCCAAATGACCATCATCGCTAAAAGATCATAGTGGTATTGTCGTTAGTTGATTCAAGTgatttattactattttttttaaataaggtATCTGATTTGAGCATCGCAATGGATTGACTCGATTCAATTATGGATTAGTCTAAACTTATTAGAATTTCATATAACTTGTGATACACaccgtaaaaaaaaaaagaaaaaaaagaaaggaagaccATAGTGGTATAGATTCACCTAGGTAAGCACAGATCGCCCGCTTTTAACTCGCCTGGAATCGGAACGATGAATTCTGAGTATTGACAGGCTGGGCCTGGGCCGTGAAAGCCCAATGGGTTGCTGAAGCCAGTAAGATTCGGGTCACAGCTCAATAGAATCGGGCTCGGGCATGAATCTGGGCGTGACATCCGGCTAGGCTGTGGGCCCAAGTCCAGCCGAAGCTAGCACGTAGAGAGGTCTAGTTAATGGAAACACGATACCAATTGCTCTGTTGGAAAATATTCGGTAAGCATTACTCATCCCGAGCGAACAATCTTCGGCTGTTTGATAGCAAGAGATAACTTTGTGGAACCAATAGATCCTTGCAGGAGTGTCCACTTTCCACATGGCCGACAAATGTTGGTGCATGTCGCGTTACAGTCCATTAAGTGCGCAAGATCGATCTCCTTCGAACTATTGAACACTTAAAAGATTATTTTGACACTTAAATGTACTTAATAAGTTAGGCCATGAATGTAACCATCATAGGATGACATTTTTGACAAATTTATACATACGAGCCTCGTATTGGTTGCTTACAGGCGATTCACGACATGGGTGCTTATTCAATTTCCTGAGTCATGGCCTTGtcgatttcaattttatctcGGAAACCTATTTATAGGAAATAGGTAACCAACAAGAGATGCTCCTGATCGACGATGACGACtttttcaattaattgatCGGAAAACCGATCTATAGTTCACAGGATTTTCTCGGAAAACCGTTCTCCGGccgattcttcttcttctcttcctaCTAGAGACTTCTCTCCATATAAGcgcatatattatattatatatctttgggtgtataatatatatatatatatatatatatatgccgttGTTTTAGCAAGGCAGAAACCGATCACAGGACAGAGGAGCGAAGAAAATACCAAACCTTCAAAATCAGCTATGCAGACCCAACGTTGCCTGACCGAGGCGGCCGAGCGCGCGGCGGCGAAGCCGAGCCGGAGCGACGAGGTGGTGGACGCCGAGCAGCAGCTCCGGATGGCCGATCAGGTCAGGGCGCAGTTCGACTCCATCGCCCCCAAGCGCCCTGCCAAGCCGAGCCGTAGCGAATCGGACTCGGAGCAGGTCACCTCCGACGTGGGCGGCGGGGACATTCCGGAGCTCGACAAGCTCCGATCTCTCCAGTCTCAATCTCAggtgaaattaattattattattctggAACTGATTATGAATTTTCGATTCTTTTAATTGTAATTTGATCAATCAATGTCGTATCCTATCGATCAGATCGCAATCTCTAAAGTGGGAGAGGGGGCTCCGGTGATCGCGGACGAGTTCGTGGAGACACAGTACTACACGGAGCTCTGCTCGATCGACAGGCAGCATCACACGGTAGGCGCTATTCGTTTTTCGCACCGCTTGATCACTAGTTAATAATGAGTTTGAGATTAACGGTCATGAATCAAATGATTCCCAGACGGGAAATGGATTCATAAATGTGGAGAGAGGAGGAGACGAGGCCAGGTATGGTATCCAGTTGGAAAGAGGCCATGACGGGGGTGGAGTGTATCGCCGACCGGAATTAAGAAGCAACCCTGCAATGAATGACTGGGTCCCGATCCCCGAAGAAGATCATCATCAGGTATAATCCGATGCGGCTTCTTTCACTTTCCGTCAAATACTTATATGACATGATGGATTGGATCTTACgctctatatatatgattgcCGATCAGCTACTGAGGTATACAGCACATACCGATGGGGTAACAAGGGAATATTTCTTAGACATTGATCGGAAGCTTTCTCAAGTAAAGATTTACTTTCGGGTTTCATGTAGGTTTATGTCTCCTCGAAGCCGAATCGGAGTGAG
The sequence above is drawn from the Punica granatum isolate Tunisia-2019 chromosome 5, ASM765513v2, whole genome shotgun sequence genome and encodes:
- the LOC116208591 gene encoding probable receptor-like protein kinase At2g23200, which gives rise to MTRSMEDLYIRHHTTSTFLLSLSSSFFLLLLLLLPSLPSIYSETAYTLPTAYFINCGSTHSVNVSARLFVGDSEASPSSFMYQDSSHDASNSSSSVDLYRTARIFKAPSSSYRFKVNSPGSPHFLRLHFYSFVSAGGRLDLSGAIFNVSVQGLTLLPNFSNPAGSANSSTATATVREFLLTVNGDVFAVYFTPIGSSSFAFVNALEFFPVPEGLVPVSIPTSSVGSNGDFMEHRREVLATRYRLNVGGPAVEPGSDTLWRQWGNDSGFLQNPEASQTKTYPDDLDYQYDLTGVDIYTAPRIVYQTVRYLNATDGVYSNVTWRFRVSPNSSHVVRFHFCDILGIGDNTVWFKLSVNDNFTMGIQDKDDYVRLKVPFNQSSVVKSGVDGLIKVSIRNNSGSSQSSSLPLAYLNGLEMMEMIGYWDGKSTATMPKKSHTRLILGVAFGSFGLLLVLVLVGVLALKGRRQKPTDTVSVWSPLPAFAGFGSSHGNKSSDPSISSNSPVLNLHLGLKISLSEILFATNNFDSKLMIGRGGFGNVYRATLRNGTQVAVKRSEPGSSQGLMEFQREIIVLSKIRHRHLVSLIGYCAEKSEMILVYEFMEKGTLREHLYNTDLPVQKNKDLPVLPWKQRLEICIGAAQGLQYLHEGAANGIIHRDVKSTNILLDGNYVAKVADFGLSKLSSSLLDQSQMSTGLKGTFGYLDPEYLKTQQMTEKSDVYAFGVVLLEVLCARPPIDNMLPREQMNLAEWGTANFQKGTLEKIVDPLMSGQINPNSLRKFGETAEKCLKEDDQERPSMADVLWDLQYALQLQGSPVPRQLHEDSTTNGSSMLGFSEVQRLPSFSMSFTEDDSLIRKENEHESLNN
- the LOC116208907 gene encoding uncharacterized protein LOC116208907, whose amino-acid sequence is MQTQRCLTEAAERAAAKPSRSDEVVDAEQQLRMADQVRAQFDSIAPKRPAKPSRSESDSEQVTSDVGGGDIPELDKLRSLQSQSQIAISKVGEGAPVIADEFVETQYYTELCSIDRQHHTTGNGFINVERGGDEARYGIQLERGHDGGGVYRRPELRSNPAMNDWVPIPEEDHHQVYVSSKPNRSEGSN